In Piliocolobus tephrosceles isolate RC106 chromosome 6, ASM277652v3, whole genome shotgun sequence, the following are encoded in one genomic region:
- the TMEM253 gene encoding transmembrane protein 253 yields MEDRAGQQEQERHSLRLEKLQRWARHRQSGHLLVLAVSQLWLAVVVVPLAVSVACLNSECHMATALPLGPGASGLLTGTVTLELRRAPRLWKVRAMMIFNTFNLILGFIVVVVEVMKTALGPAPTASSQHAGLLVLELSAEAFTLGGVLVSVHALFLLSQRKPGCCRSQSLHYQELQEGFSELEEVPGFENGPTVASTGANERAGQREQTRAALLPP; encoded by the exons ATGGAAGATAGAGCTGGTCAGCAAGAGCAGGAGAGACACAGCCTCCGTTTGGAAAAGCTACAACGCTGGGCGAGGCACAGGCAGAGTGGGCACCTCTTGGTGCTGGCG GTGAGTCAGCTATGGCTGGCAGTGGTTGTGGTGCCCCTTGCTGTCTCAGTCGCCTGCCTGAACTCTGAATGTCACATGGCCACAGCGCTGCCTCTTGGGCCTGGAGCCTCA GGTCTCCTCACTGGGACTGTCACCCTAGAGCTTCGCAGAGCACCCCGCCTCTGGAAG GTGCGGGCCATGATGATATTCAACACCTTCAACTTGATCTTGGGTTTCATCGTGGTGGTGGTCGAGGTGATGAAGACAGCCTTGGGGCCTGCCCCAACTGCCTCCTCCCAG CATGCTGGCTTGCTGGTGCTGGAGCTCAGTGCTGAGGCCTTCACCCTAGGGGGAGTGCTGGTCTCAGTGCACGCCCTATTCTTGCTGAGCCAGAGGAAACCGGGATGCTGCAGGAGCCAGAGTCTGCACTACCAGGAGCTGCAGGAG GGCTTCTCTGAGTTGGAAGAGGTTCCTGGTTTTGAGAATGGTCCCACCGTGGCCAGCACAGGAGCAAATGAGAGGGCGGGACAGCGGGAACAGACACGTGCTGCTCTCCTTCCACCCTGA
- the ZNF219 gene encoding zinc finger protein 219, with protein sequence MEGSRPRAPSGHLAPSPPAFDGELDLQRYSNGPAVSAGSPGMGAVSWSESRAGERRFPCPVCGKRFRFNSILALHLRAHPGAQAFQCPHCGHRAAQRALLRSHLRTHQPERPRSPAARLLLELEERALLREARLGRARSSGGMQATAATEGLARPQAPSSSAFRCPYCKGKFRTSAERERHLHILHRPWKCGLCSFGSSQEEELLHHSLMAHGAPERPLAATTAAPQPQPQPQPQPQPPLQPETRSVPEPEPEPEREATPTSAPVAPEEPPAPPEFRCQVCGQSFTQSWFLKGHMRKHKASFDHACPVCGRCFKEPWFLKNHMKVHASKLGPLRAPGPGSGPARAPQPPDLGLLAYEPLGPALLLAPAPTPAERREPPSLLGYLSLRAGEGRPNGEGAEPGPGRSFGGFRPLSSALPARARRHRAEEPEEEEEVVEAEEETWARGRSLGPLASLHPRPAEGPGHSAPAAGAPARSTTTQEENGLLVGGTRPEGGRGATGKDCPFCGKSFRSAHHLKVHLRVHTGERPYKCPHCDYAGTQSGSLKYHLQRHHREQRSGAGPGPPPEPPPPSQRGSAPQSGAKPPPQPATWVEGASSPRPPSSGAGPGSRRKPASPGRTLRNGRGGEAEPLDLSLRAGPGGEAGPGGALHRCLFCPFATGAPELMALHLQVHHSRRARGRRPPQADASSPYARVPSGETPPSPSQEGEEGSGLSRPGEAGLGGQER encoded by the exons ATGGAG GGCTCACGTCCCCGCGCCCCGAGCGGCCACTTAGCGCCGTCGCCGCCGGCTTTCGACGGCGAGCTGGATTTGCAGCGATACTCCAACGGGCCAGCCGTGAGCGCAGGGTCGCCCGGGATGGGAGCGGTGAGCTGGTCTGAGAGTCGTGCAGGCGAACGGCGCTTCCCCTGCCCTGTATGCGGGAAGCGCTTCCGGTTCAACTCTATCCTGGCTTTGCACCTGCGGGCGCACCCAGGCGCCCAGGCCTTCCAGTGCCCACACTGCGGCCACCGCGCGGCGCAGCGGGCTCTGCTGCGCTCGCACCTGCGCACACACCAGCCCGAGCGCCCACGTAGTCCTGCTGCACGCCTGTTGCTGGAGTTGGAAGAGCGCGCGCTACTACGCGAGGCTCGACTGGGGAGAGCCCGAAGCTCAGGGGGCATGCAGGCCACCGCTGCCACTGAGGGCTTGGCGCGGCCCCAGGCTCCTTCATCGTCCGCCTTCCGTTGCCCCTACTGCAAAGGCAAGTTTCGCACCTCGGCGGAGCGCGAACGccacctgcacatcctgcacaggcCCTGGAAGTGCGGCCTGTGCAGTTTCGGCTCCAgccaggaggaggagctgctgCACCACAGCCTGATGGCCCACGGGGCTCCCGAGCGCCCCCTGGCGGCCACCACCGCTgcgcctcagcctcagcctcagcctcagcctcagcctcagcctccactccAGCCCGAAACTAGATCAGTCCCGGAGCCGGAGCCCGAGCCCGAACGTGAGGCAACCCCAACCTCAGCTCCTGTCGCTCCCGAGGAGCCCCCAGCACCTCCGGAGTTCCGCTGCCAAGTGTGCGGCCAGAGCTTTACACAGTCTTGGTTTCTCAAGGGCCACATGCGTAAGCACAAGGCCTCCTTCGATCATGCGTGTCCGGTGTGCGGCCGCTGCttcaaggagccctggttccttaAGAACCACATGAAGGTGCACGCCAGCAAGCTGGGCCCACTGCGTGCCCCGGGGCCTGGCTCCGGGCCTGCCCGGGCCCCCCAGCCTCCTGACCTCGGCCTGCTGGCCTATGAGCCGTTGGGCCCAGCGCTCCTCCTGGCCCCAGCGCCCACCCCGGCCGAGCGCCGTGAGCCCCCGAGCCTCTTGGGCTACCTGAGCCTGCGAGCTGGCGAGGGCCGGCCCAACGGCGAGGGTGCTGAGCCCGGGCCCGGCCGCAGCTTCGGAGGCTTCCGCCCGCTGTCCTCTGCTCTCCCGGCCCGGGCTCGCCGGCACCGTGCAGAGGAGccggaggaagaagaggaggtggTGGAGGCCGAGGAGGAGACCTGGGCCCGGGGCAGGTCGCTGGGCCCTCTGGCTTCCCTGCATCCGCGCCCGGCTGAGGGACCGGGGCACTCTGCCCCTGCTGCTGGGGCCCCGGCAAGATCGACCACCACGCAGG AAGAGAATGGGCTGTTGGTTGGAGGGACCCGGCCTGAAGGGGGCCGGGGTGCCACCGGCAAGGATTGTCCCTTCTGCGGAAAATCTTTCCGCTCAGCACATCACCTCAAAGTGCATCTGCGAGTGCACACAG GCGAGCGGCCCTACAAGTGTCCGCACTGCGACTACGCGGGCACCCAGTCCGGCTCGCTCAAGTATCACCTACAGCGCCACCACCGGGAGCAGAGGAGCGGGGCCGGCCCTGGGCCACCCCCGGAACCACCGCCTCCTTCCCAGCGGGGTTCAGCCCCGCAATCTGGAGCCAAGCCGCCTCCACAGCCTGCGACCTGGGTGGAGGGTGCCTCAAGCCCCCGGCCTCCTTCTAGCGGTGCTGGGCCGGGGTCCCGTCGGAAGCCCGCCAGCCCTGGGAGGACCCTGCGCAACGGGCGAGGTGGTGAGGCCGAGCCCCTGGACCTGTCCTTGCGGGCAGGGCCGGGAGGCGAGGCCGGGCCGGGGGGTGCCCTCCACCGCTGCCTCTTCTGCCCTTTCGCCACTGGAGCCCCAGAGCTCATGGCCTTGCACCTTCAAGTGCACCACAGCCGCCGGGCTAGGGGCCGCCGGCCACCCCAGGCTGACGCGTCCTCGCCCTATGCCCGAGTACCATCAGGAGAGACCCCTCCCAGTCCTTcgcaggaaggggaggagggctCCGGGCTGTCCAGACCCGGAGAGGCAGGGCTAGGGGGGCAAGAACGGTAG